A single Anatilimnocola floriformis DNA region contains:
- a CDS encoding DUF1254 domain-containing protein — MFTRLFFAALILVPVVSFGQDKMPLGFPSVEQARAANGDAELQRAIVAYRFWYPTVSCEGMFNGARAAGVKDNESVLIMACTPRQVAFTPNSDTPYGAGALDLSNGPIVIEIPPGPFIGLANDHHQGWILDLGIPGPFGPKGGKHVIMPPGNNVLVPPEYQIGKSTSNKVLIALRALPQNGDVQGALDALRKVKIYPLSTVESPKLATFIDVSDKDLDSTCLKWEDNLQYWEKLHAVIDAEPLVEKYLPMYGLLAAIGIEKGKPFTPTAEQKKMLTAAAKAGRDQMLAAAFASRRPDRLAWDDRKWEWVGLVPGSAQFETASGIDLEARDRWFAQAIVTSPAMFKRSAGAGSLYWLGHRDKEGEYLDGGSTYRLKVPQPVPAGLFWSVTAYDAQTRSEVQTDQNKAALRSLFELKDVSKTEPTELYFGPKAPVGKEKQWIKTTPGRGWFAYFRIYGPEAPAFDKSWKPDDFEKVK; from the coding sequence ATGTTCACTCGCCTGTTCTTTGCGGCACTCATTCTCGTTCCAGTGGTGAGTTTCGGTCAGGACAAAATGCCGCTCGGCTTTCCGAGCGTAGAGCAAGCTCGCGCGGCGAATGGCGATGCTGAGCTGCAGCGTGCGATCGTGGCGTATCGCTTCTGGTATCCCACGGTTTCTTGCGAGGGCATGTTCAACGGAGCCCGAGCGGCAGGAGTGAAAGACAACGAAAGTGTCTTGATCATGGCCTGCACACCGCGGCAGGTGGCCTTCACGCCGAACTCCGACACGCCCTACGGCGCCGGTGCGCTCGATCTTTCGAATGGCCCGATCGTGATTGAGATCCCACCGGGGCCATTCATCGGCCTGGCCAACGATCATCACCAGGGCTGGATTCTCGACCTGGGAATTCCCGGGCCGTTTGGTCCGAAGGGTGGCAAGCACGTGATCATGCCGCCTGGCAATAACGTGCTCGTTCCGCCGGAATATCAGATCGGCAAATCGACTTCGAACAAAGTGCTCATCGCGCTCCGTGCGTTGCCGCAAAATGGGGACGTGCAGGGCGCACTCGATGCTTTGCGTAAGGTGAAAATCTATCCGCTCTCGACAGTTGAAAGTCCCAAGCTCGCCACGTTTATCGATGTCAGCGACAAGGATCTCGACAGCACTTGCCTCAAGTGGGAAGACAATCTTCAGTACTGGGAAAAACTGCACGCCGTGATCGATGCCGAACCGCTCGTCGAAAAATATCTGCCCATGTACGGCTTACTGGCTGCGATCGGAATTGAAAAAGGAAAGCCGTTCACTCCCACAGCGGAACAGAAAAAAATGCTAACCGCCGCTGCCAAAGCAGGCCGCGATCAGATGCTCGCAGCCGCTTTCGCCAGTCGCCGACCGGACCGTTTGGCTTGGGATGATCGCAAATGGGAATGGGTCGGTCTGGTGCCGGGGAGTGCTCAGTTCGAAACGGCCAGCGGCATCGATCTTGAGGCCCGCGATCGCTGGTTTGCGCAGGCGATTGTCACGTCGCCCGCGATGTTCAAGCGGAGCGCGGGAGCTGGTTCACTCTACTGGCTGGGGCATCGCGACAAAGAAGGCGAGTATCTCGACGGCGGGAGCACTTATCGCCTGAAGGTTCCGCAGCCCGTGCCAGCCGGCCTCTTCTGGTCGGTCACGGCCTACGATGCGCAAACGCGGTCGGAGGTGCAGACCGATCAGAACAAAGCCGCGCTGCGCTCGCTGTTCGAGCTCAAAGATGTTTCGAAGACAGAACCCACTGAACTCTACTTCGGTCCCAAGGCGCCGGTAGGGAAAGAGAAGCAGTGGATCAAGACCACACCGGGCCGCGGCTGGTTCGCGTACTTCCGCATCTACGGCCCCGAAGCGCCGGCCTTCGACAAATCGTGGAAGCCGGACGATTTTGAAAAGGTGAAGTGA
- a CDS encoding DUF1254 domain-containing protein: MHRLAIWFAASALSCAGSLNSAWSQDFSADELAARSLQRRAVEAVIWGMPAVNYERMLQAAIENGAKINQVVYWSKPVNWKNQTLTPNPDTIYLNPFYDTSHGPMVLELPPADDNNVIVGSFDVAWQNALADVGPAGLDKGKGGKYLILPPGYKEKVPEGYFALQSETLRGFVILRSNFKSRSDADIASAVAHGKRVRFHPLGGNPESTVFVDCYDKPFESTIPYDATFFGHLDRFVQFEPWLTRDKVMIDQLRTLGIEKGKPFKPDAKTKGILEPAVREAHQVIALKYEAGFSPAFFDNTGWGVPVPPETRDGLGNMFADPNQYGVDGRAVMYHMAYFSPKVFGGGQFYLINISDRDGKPLAGDKTYRLKVPANAPIEQYWSATAYDRETHALIRGMSRPSLASNDAAVIKNDDGSTEIYFGPSAPAGKQTNWVPTDPKRKFEVLFRLYGPKKELFEKKWSLPDLELVP, encoded by the coding sequence ATGCATCGCTTGGCGATTTGGTTCGCTGCCAGCGCGCTATCTTGCGCTGGCAGCCTGAATTCTGCTTGGTCACAGGATTTCTCTGCCGATGAACTGGCCGCACGATCGTTGCAGCGTCGCGCTGTCGAAGCCGTGATTTGGGGCATGCCAGCCGTAAATTACGAACGGATGCTGCAAGCCGCCATCGAAAACGGCGCGAAAATCAACCAAGTCGTCTACTGGTCCAAGCCGGTGAACTGGAAGAATCAAACTCTCACGCCGAACCCGGATACGATTTATCTCAATCCGTTTTACGACACCAGTCACGGTCCAATGGTGCTGGAGCTACCTCCTGCCGACGACAACAACGTGATCGTCGGCAGCTTTGATGTCGCCTGGCAGAACGCGCTCGCCGATGTTGGCCCAGCCGGCCTCGACAAAGGAAAAGGAGGCAAGTATCTAATTCTGCCGCCTGGATACAAAGAAAAAGTGCCCGAGGGTTACTTTGCGCTACAATCCGAAACGCTCCGGGGCTTCGTGATCCTGCGCTCGAACTTCAAGAGCCGTTCGGATGCCGATATTGCCTCTGCCGTTGCGCACGGCAAGCGAGTGAGGTTCCATCCCCTCGGCGGCAACCCCGAGTCAACTGTATTTGTCGATTGCTACGACAAGCCGTTTGAGTCGACAATTCCCTACGACGCGACATTCTTCGGGCATCTCGATCGCTTTGTGCAATTCGAGCCCTGGCTGACGCGTGACAAGGTGATGATCGATCAACTCCGCACGCTCGGCATCGAAAAAGGCAAGCCGTTCAAGCCAGATGCAAAAACAAAGGGGATTCTTGAGCCAGCTGTGCGCGAAGCCCATCAGGTGATTGCCCTGAAATATGAAGCGGGATTCTCGCCCGCATTCTTCGACAACACCGGCTGGGGCGTGCCAGTTCCGCCCGAGACGCGCGACGGATTGGGCAACATGTTCGCCGATCCGAATCAGTACGGCGTCGACGGCCGGGCGGTGATGTATCACATGGCCTACTTCAGCCCGAAGGTTTTCGGCGGCGGTCAGTTTTACCTGATTAATATCAGCGATCGCGATGGCAAACCGCTCGCAGGAGACAAAACCTATCGCTTGAAAGTTCCTGCCAACGCCCCGATCGAGCAGTACTGGTCGGCCACGGCCTATGATCGCGAGACACATGCGCTGATTCGCGGCATGTCGCGCCCGAGCCTGGCTTCGAACGATGCCGCCGTGATAAAGAACGACGACGGCTCGACGGAAATCTATTTCGGCCCCAGCGCGCCGGCAGGGAAGCAAACGAATTGGGTGCCGACGGATCCGAAGCGGAAGTTCGAAGTCTTGTTCCGGCTTTATGGCCCCAAGAAAGAACTGTTCGAAAAGAAGTGGTCGCTGCCGGATCTGGAATTGGTCCCTTAA